One stretch of Paenibacillus sp. FSL R5-0341 DNA includes these proteins:
- a CDS encoding major capsid protein, translated as MANVLDPYFLTEVVQNIRTDINSFRGAQILTNGVDFKPELGLTIKYDVTYDDTGMTPPTGLNDPSPIHAAPVVKQMEFTNQEWREKAIIDREKIATLRKPGTSLEQTWGEEYMIEKMVNLNQRLETRFEWMRWQSLTGSLVVPATANKPSRTIDYGVPANNKPTADVLWNNIATADPLKNLDEWLLRFRGSGARGVKVVANKKVDSYLKQNEKIRDLIKFTYGKDIVTDGSLSEIVSQNLNGLQYEVYDGGYIDDTGTFYPFIPDNAVIIIGQGMTGSIMDLVTSPNNYEDIFTGHTGKFALAKLIQGDPDQWQVINGATVLPRLKYVNWHIFATVA; from the coding sequence ATGGCAAACGTACTCGACCCGTACTTCCTTACGGAAGTCGTTCAGAACATTCGGACAGATATTAACAGTTTTCGAGGTGCTCAAATCCTGACAAATGGTGTGGATTTCAAACCAGAACTCGGGCTGACCATTAAATATGATGTTACCTACGACGATACCGGCATGACCCCACCTACTGGACTCAATGATCCCTCACCGATCCATGCCGCTCCTGTTGTGAAACAAATGGAATTCACCAACCAGGAATGGCGTGAGAAGGCAATCATTGATCGAGAAAAGATTGCTACTCTTCGTAAGCCGGGCACGAGCCTTGAGCAAACTTGGGGCGAAGAATACATGATTGAAAAAATGGTGAATCTCAACCAACGTCTTGAAACTCGATTCGAGTGGATGCGTTGGCAATCACTTACAGGCAGCCTTGTTGTTCCAGCAACTGCGAATAAACCTTCTCGGACAATCGACTACGGCGTTCCGGCAAATAACAAGCCTACAGCTGATGTCCTTTGGAACAATATCGCAACTGCTGATCCTTTGAAAAATCTTGATGAATGGCTTCTTAGATTCAGGGGGAGTGGCGCAAGAGGTGTTAAAGTTGTAGCTAATAAAAAAGTGGACAGTTACTTGAAGCAAAACGAAAAAATTCGCGATCTGATCAAATTCACCTACGGCAAAGATATTGTAACAGATGGTTCGCTTTCAGAAATCGTCAGCCAAAACCTGAATGGTCTTCAATACGAAGTGTATGATGGTGGATACATTGACGATACAGGAACGTTCTACCCGTTTATCCCTGACAACGCTGTAATCATCATTGGTCAAGGCATGACAGGTTCTATCATGGACCTAGTGACGAGCCCGAACAACTACGAAGACATCTTTACTGGTCACACCGGAAAATTCGCACTCGCTAAACTGATTCAAGGCGACCCTGACCAATGGCAAGTAATTAACGGGGCAACTGTGCTGCCACGTTTGAAATACGTCAACTGGCACATTTTTGCTACAGTGGCGTGA
- a CDS encoding NlpC/P60 family protein, which translates to MAEGTNRDVVAARIKLDTGTVLQSFKNIDTGAKGNADAFKALNVELSSAEKSYKNISSAMDKMALTADQRRQKILAEAEAQHKQKLAQTALLGAKAQQLEQTNRLIDAKMQAQQALIKRRNQQIEQSEREHQQKMQILQNRSVKTGQEAAKATGTGTDDRTRERVLQEEQKIRVALTERQRKEEALREKVLQEEQRIRQALSQTEQQTKRMGSTMDAVSKSWIGRLGDMATHAVVFHTMYKAMHEVTQAMHEGLVDIESNMAGYVQTNEHYFVHFEDGTNKMVMDTQKLNRETKAFIQTAHELGSNILDVTESARLWGRMYKDVNVVQELVRQSTKLSTVDMVELEDATKSMESVMSQYGVHITNANEAMVIGNRVLDSWSKVAHDTMAPARDLGAAFQRTGKIAAETGVSFDVMNGLISAGVRNTALSGENLGNMWKTVLGTIRTDKAVDEIERLGVKTKEVVDGVEQWRKAEDILLDLSIQVTDKNYDLTQSYADISRGVYQYAKLAASLNVGDILLGTAASVGSSGSTMQYLTVQMDTIQRKAAQTRTSLLEIFNTAGEDGLRQMIKDVLDGIDQLLIGLTKIPTGVYAAAAGLSGLLLAYKALSGPIASVIAAIQVLNAAKAQETVTTVASTTATAANSAANTVNIVSSEGVTISTVQQTAAREAQAVATTTATVATGALSRAQAAATVTMAAATAGLSLLVGAIAIFAMKSGEAEKAERDRIQMMKDNDSASQQMISQYQRQIDLLPKMVNAHNSLKAMIDGGTLSTSKQEQAKRQLEEISKALAMTIGKEGLAQLEAAGFTDEATQTQIAALNSLIDKQREARKAVLEDQKNGLQNQMNENIAAIEKTKEKIESLENSLIAGGMEFMKNIFSFKSVDESSNQLENLRLKMDSLETKNRELEASLSDANVQMQQMTVESVEAQKEIDALAGINGKASDTIEELTEKLVEQTKALRESVQASVSSVSELNQVADALSKGQSLSASNVADLILKYPELASQIRKTTDGWIFESQILEKLRQVKIKKAIDDLKAERDSTRSVAMESLKRIQFYGQEFESISTFAEAREKIKDIEKEITEEQKKNASELNSTQLMNQGIANFLQQKANEQLEAKKQKLNELNDVVKKYAGQLQLSNDQIEAMTKLLEDDTYGVEENNKAKKETVEIMTDLQKAIEGYNKSLEKLDSQQKRVAKSSKEYLDILAEKRKALLEEQKLYEQGYNDPSQLVSSQAEVTTSGSPSSDITRMLSTAVDLANSGVMRYKQIGGEFTGSFDDFKQRAYSDCSQFVQEMFETIGVQVPRTAAQQAKAGTAVSKKNLQVGDLVFFNTNGKDNSHVGIYMGDSKFIQMGESGLKVSDLNNSYWAPKYNGATRIPGLSTDAAYPTSTSTQTTSSGVAYAGKYASEINAAANQFNVDPYLVAAVIQRESTFGAKGVTNVMQVNGMNNATVKQSIDAGTKMLSELLKKSGGDVAMALGGYNMGSGIIDWFKKSGGYNQSDMVAYSEKYKKVYKSKVYGDVGYVDKVLADYSPQKTSTTTQPTQKQLKDAKNTADSELLRISDELYNIDVSELESKLGIKDMKISDKELSLKQSETRQKNMKKDSQEYKAEYELQLKLKTEIQKLMQEQRQMIEQSGLKSDELTNKRRSLTEKIGDVQSEKEDMKDQYASDQFDTAQANMEARVERMRQQGRSEMEMTKTQLQFYQGQLKNTALTEEQRVESAKQVYDLTNKVTDLKFKNSTNWIDKQTDQMERQGKSEVEIYQMQAEAYNRMRNDTTLKAEQRAEAEKMYQDTSKKLIASRYEFSEKWMTKEALKMEMSGAQKVDIMKWELQEYLKMQADKTLSAEQQWDIEQKIYKQRLDLDKEYYSAAEKRINHLKAIGEMTTQQELAEYMKLQAAYLVGSDQRMDADEKVYDLKKKLMDEMTKAVSELVTKQKKLLDSARDEEIKRIQAEKDAFTSAQEAKIKAIDDLIQAMERSNDQDDYERQRAEKVARLEKLQSAVGPEGIAERKQVQKDIEDLDREHGRKLAKQALEDQKTALQEEKTTREKDFDDKIQDAKTHYDNLSSAFDEFSSNTELSAENLKNIQILKESEKNETILGMLDAFVLEYQSRLDQIAAASASLGMTDVSGGALAPGTASKDSAYQKEIDLYTYNANKDAWDAAKARGDAETMRLLQEQNDAIRKKYGIDKDTGKLQHFSEGGVVKGPRGAAVPVIAHAGEAILNDRQQDSLFNLLNLRMHRLDFTMPEFSVPQGSNGVNPERTSNQFVIKSGDTYIADESAAKVFWSERDNLMRRMQAKGGKG; encoded by the coding sequence ATGGCAGAGGGTACAAATAGAGATGTCGTTGCTGCGCGGATAAAATTAGACACCGGTACAGTGCTACAATCATTTAAAAACATTGATACGGGTGCTAAAGGTAATGCTGATGCGTTCAAGGCGCTGAATGTTGAGTTATCATCCGCTGAGAAGTCATACAAGAATATATCTTCAGCAATGGATAAGATGGCCTTAACTGCGGATCAACGCCGCCAAAAGATACTCGCTGAAGCTGAAGCTCAACATAAGCAAAAACTCGCTCAAACAGCCTTACTTGGTGCCAAGGCTCAACAGTTGGAACAAACCAATCGTTTGATTGATGCTAAGATGCAGGCACAACAAGCATTGATCAAAAGAAGGAATCAGCAGATTGAGCAATCTGAACGTGAACATCAACAAAAGATGCAGATTCTTCAGAATCGTTCTGTCAAGACCGGGCAGGAGGCTGCAAAAGCAACAGGTACAGGAACGGATGACCGAACCAGAGAGCGTGTACTGCAAGAGGAACAGAAGATACGTGTTGCTCTGACAGAACGCCAGAGAAAAGAAGAAGCTCTCCGGGAAAAAGTGTTGCAAGAGGAACAGCGGATTCGACAAGCTTTGTCTCAAACTGAACAGCAAACCAAACGGATGGGGTCCACAATGGATGCTGTTTCTAAAAGCTGGATCGGTAGATTAGGTGACATGGCTACACATGCCGTTGTGTTCCACACAATGTATAAAGCAATGCATGAAGTCACGCAGGCAATGCATGAGGGCTTAGTAGACATCGAGTCAAACATGGCCGGATACGTGCAGACGAATGAACACTATTTTGTTCATTTTGAAGACGGCACAAACAAAATGGTTATGGATACTCAAAAGCTAAACCGCGAGACAAAAGCCTTTATCCAAACTGCTCACGAACTCGGTTCCAACATTTTGGACGTCACGGAATCAGCACGTCTCTGGGGCCGTATGTACAAAGATGTTAACGTTGTTCAAGAGCTTGTGCGTCAATCTACTAAGCTGTCCACGGTGGACATGGTTGAGCTTGAGGACGCTACCAAGTCCATGGAATCTGTAATGTCTCAATATGGAGTCCATATCACCAATGCCAACGAAGCTATGGTTATTGGTAACAGGGTCCTGGATTCCTGGTCAAAAGTTGCCCATGACACTATGGCTCCGGCGCGTGACCTTGGAGCCGCTTTTCAACGTACTGGTAAAATTGCTGCGGAAACAGGTGTGTCATTTGACGTGATGAACGGATTGATCTCTGCCGGTGTTCGTAATACGGCGTTGTCCGGGGAAAACCTCGGTAACATGTGGAAAACAGTTCTAGGTACGATTCGGACGGATAAAGCAGTGGATGAGATTGAGCGTCTTGGTGTTAAAACCAAGGAGGTTGTAGACGGGGTTGAACAATGGCGTAAAGCGGAAGATATTCTCTTGGACCTCTCCATTCAGGTAACAGACAAGAACTATGATCTAACTCAGTCATATGCAGATATTTCTCGTGGTGTTTACCAATATGCAAAACTGGCCGCTTCATTAAACGTAGGGGATATCTTGCTGGGTACTGCTGCTTCTGTTGGTTCTTCCGGATCTACGATGCAGTATTTGACCGTACAAATGGATACTATCCAGCGAAAGGCTGCTCAGACCAGAACGTCACTTCTTGAAATCTTTAACACTGCCGGCGAAGATGGATTGCGTCAGATGATTAAAGACGTACTAGATGGCATTGATCAGTTATTGATCGGTTTGACGAAAATACCGACAGGCGTCTACGCCGCTGCTGCTGGACTAAGTGGACTACTGTTGGCGTATAAGGCTCTTAGCGGTCCTATTGCGTCTGTAATAGCTGCAATTCAAGTTCTGAATGCCGCAAAAGCGCAAGAGACTGTTACAACAGTTGCCAGTACAACTGCAACAGCAGCGAATTCTGCTGCGAATACAGTTAATATCGTTTCCAGTGAAGGTGTAACTATCTCCACAGTTCAGCAGACAGCCGCACGGGAAGCACAAGCTGTAGCGACCACCACGGCAACAGTGGCAACCGGTGCATTGAGCAGGGCGCAGGCTGCTGCTACGGTTACTATGGCGGCGGCAACTGCGGGACTATCTCTACTTGTCGGAGCTATCGCTATTTTTGCTATGAAAAGTGGGGAAGCCGAAAAAGCAGAACGTGATCGGATTCAGATGATGAAGGACAACGATTCGGCGAGTCAACAAATGATAAGTCAGTATCAACGTCAGATTGATTTGTTGCCGAAGATGGTCAATGCTCACAATTCTTTAAAAGCGATGATTGATGGCGGAACGCTATCCACAAGTAAACAGGAACAGGCGAAACGTCAACTGGAAGAGATATCTAAGGCTCTGGCGATGACTATAGGTAAAGAAGGATTGGCACAGCTTGAAGCTGCGGGGTTCACGGATGAGGCAACTCAAACACAAATTGCTGCGCTTAATTCACTCATTGATAAGCAAAGGGAAGCCAGAAAAGCTGTATTAGAAGATCAGAAAAACGGTTTACAGAACCAAATGAATGAAAACATCGCAGCTATTGAAAAAACGAAGGAGAAGATAGAGTCTCTTGAAAATAGTTTGATCGCTGGCGGCATGGAGTTTATGAAGAACATCTTCAGTTTCAAAAGCGTGGACGAATCATCCAACCAACTGGAGAATTTACGATTGAAAATGGACTCTTTAGAGACCAAAAATCGCGAACTTGAAGCATCATTAAGTGATGCGAATGTCCAAATGCAACAAATGACCGTAGAATCAGTCGAAGCTCAAAAAGAAATAGATGCTTTGGCGGGGATAAATGGGAAGGCATCCGATACGATTGAAGAACTGACTGAAAAACTGGTTGAGCAGACTAAGGCTCTGAGAGAGTCCGTTCAAGCCAGTGTTTCTTCCGTTTCTGAGCTGAACCAAGTTGCGGACGCCCTCTCCAAAGGACAGTCATTAAGTGCATCTAATGTAGCAGACTTGATTCTAAAATATCCTGAATTGGCTTCTCAGATCCGGAAAACAACGGATGGATGGATATTTGAAAGTCAAATTCTAGAAAAATTAAGGCAAGTGAAGATCAAGAAAGCTATTGATGATCTGAAGGCTGAGAGGGATTCAACACGAAGCGTTGCGATGGAAAGTTTAAAACGAATTCAATTCTATGGGCAAGAGTTTGAGTCTATCTCAACTTTTGCTGAAGCACGCGAGAAAATTAAAGATATTGAAAAAGAAATTACCGAGGAGCAGAAGAAGAATGCTTCTGAATTGAATAGCACGCAGCTTATGAATCAAGGCATAGCTAATTTTCTTCAACAAAAGGCTAATGAGCAACTTGAAGCTAAAAAACAAAAACTTAATGAGTTAAACGATGTCGTTAAAAAATATGCTGGTCAACTACAGTTGAGCAATGACCAGATCGAAGCCATGACTAAGCTTCTGGAAGATGACACTTACGGGGTAGAAGAAAATAACAAGGCCAAAAAAGAAACCGTAGAAATTATGACGGACTTACAGAAGGCGATTGAAGGCTACAATAAGTCCTTGGAAAAATTGGATTCACAACAGAAAAGAGTTGCGAAGTCATCCAAAGAATATCTTGATATACTTGCAGAGAAACGTAAGGCATTGCTGGAGGAACAAAAGCTTTACGAGCAAGGATACAACGATCCATCACAACTCGTATCATCACAAGCAGAAGTAACAACAAGCGGGTCACCGTCTTCAGATATTACTAGAATGCTATCCACTGCTGTCGACCTGGCTAACTCGGGTGTGATGAGATACAAGCAAATAGGCGGTGAATTTACCGGTTCGTTTGATGACTTCAAACAACGAGCCTATTCAGACTGTTCTCAGTTTGTGCAGGAGATGTTTGAAACGATCGGAGTACAGGTACCGCGTACAGCAGCTCAACAAGCTAAAGCGGGAACTGCGGTATCGAAGAAAAACCTACAAGTTGGAGACCTTGTCTTCTTTAATACGAATGGTAAGGACAACTCACATGTCGGAATTTATATGGGAGACAGTAAGTTTATTCAAATGGGGGAATCGGGGTTAAAGGTCTCCGATTTAAATAATAGCTATTGGGCACCGAAATACAACGGAGCAACTCGTATTCCTGGGCTTTCGACAGATGCTGCTTACCCTACATCCACTAGTACGCAAACGACCTCTAGCGGAGTGGCATATGCAGGCAAATACGCTTCTGAGATTAATGCTGCTGCTAATCAATTCAATGTTGACCCATACCTTGTCGCTGCTGTGATCCAACGCGAATCAACTTTTGGAGCTAAGGGCGTAACCAATGTCATGCAAGTTAACGGCATGAACAATGCGACAGTAAAACAGAGTATTGATGCAGGAACTAAGATGCTCTCCGAGTTACTGAAGAAATCTGGCGGAGATGTCGCCATGGCTCTGGGCGGATACAACATGGGATCTGGAATCATCGATTGGTTTAAAAAGTCGGGCGGGTACAATCAATCTGACATGGTTGCTTATTCTGAAAAATACAAAAAAGTCTATAAGAGTAAGGTGTACGGAGATGTTGGTTATGTAGATAAAGTTTTAGCTGATTATTCTCCTCAAAAGACCAGTACAACTACACAACCTACACAGAAGCAATTGAAGGATGCAAAAAACACTGCTGATAGTGAGCTGCTTCGTATTAGTGATGAACTTTATAACATTGATGTCTCGGAACTTGAAAGTAAACTTGGCATTAAGGATATGAAAATCTCCGACAAAGAGTTGTCTTTAAAACAATCTGAAACGCGGCAGAAGAACATGAAGAAAGACTCCCAAGAGTACAAAGCCGAATATGAACTTCAATTGAAACTTAAAACAGAAATACAGAAACTGATGCAGGAGCAGCGTCAGATGATCGAACAGTCCGGGCTAAAATCGGATGAATTGACTAATAAGCGGCGAAGCCTGACTGAGAAAATCGGGGATGTGCAGTCTGAGAAAGAAGACATGAAGGATCAGTATGCCAGCGACCAATTCGATACCGCACAGGCCAATATGGAAGCTCGTGTTGAACGCATGCGTCAACAAGGCCGTTCCGAAATGGAAATGACCAAGACGCAACTTCAGTTTTATCAGGGGCAACTCAAGAATACGGCCCTCACTGAGGAACAGCGTGTTGAATCAGCTAAACAAGTGTATGACTTGACGAACAAGGTTACGGATCTGAAATTTAAAAATTCTACGAATTGGATCGATAAACAAACCGATCAGATGGAACGTCAAGGTAAGTCCGAGGTTGAAATTTACCAAATGCAAGCTGAAGCATACAATCGTATGCGCAACGATACCACACTAAAAGCAGAGCAACGAGCCGAAGCAGAGAAAATGTATCAAGATACTTCCAAGAAATTGATTGCATCTCGTTATGAATTTTCTGAAAAGTGGATGACTAAAGAAGCTTTGAAAATGGAAATGTCCGGTGCTCAAAAAGTAGACATCATGAAATGGGAGCTGCAAGAGTACCTGAAAATGCAGGCTGATAAAACCCTATCTGCTGAACAACAATGGGATATTGAACAAAAAATATATAAGCAGAGACTGGATCTAGATAAAGAATACTACTCTGCTGCTGAAAAACGGATCAACCACTTGAAGGCCATCGGCGAAATGACTACTCAGCAGGAACTTGCAGAGTATATGAAGCTTCAGGCAGCTTACCTTGTAGGAAGCGATCAACGAATGGATGCGGATGAGAAGGTCTACGATCTAAAGAAAAAACTGATGGACGAAATGACCAAGGCAGTATCTGAATTGGTAACGAAACAGAAAAAGCTATTGGACAGCGCGAGAGATGAGGAAATTAAACGTATCCAAGCGGAGAAGGACGCATTCACCTCAGCACAAGAAGCCAAAATCAAAGCTATTGACGATCTGATTCAAGCCATGGAGAGAAGTAATGATCAGGATGACTATGAGAGACAGCGAGCAGAGAAAGTTGCTCGTCTTGAAAAGCTCCAGTCTGCCGTTGGTCCAGAGGGTATTGCTGAGCGGAAGCAAGTCCAAAAGGATATTGAGGATCTGGATCGTGAACATGGTCGTAAACTTGCGAAACAGGCGCTCGAAGATCAGAAAACGGCGTTACAAGAGGAAAAAACAACTCGTGAAAAAGATTTTGACGATAAAATTCAAGATGCTAAAACGCATTATGATAATCTCTCTTCCGCTTTTGATGAATTCTCTTCGAATACTGAGCTGTCTGCCGAGAATCTGAAAAATATTCAGATTTTGAAGGAGAGCGAGAAGAACGAAACGATACTCGGAATGCTTGATGCATTTGTTTTGGAATATCAGAGCCGTCTTGATCAGATTGCTGCGGCAAGTGCTTCACTTGGAATGACCGATGTCTCTGGGGGAGCTTTGGCTCCAGGAACCGCTTCGAAGGACTCTGCATATCAAAAGGAAATTGATCTGTACACCTATAACGCCAACAAGGATGCTTGGGATGCAGCTAAAGCCCGTGGTGATGCTGAAACCATGCGACTCCTTCAAGAACAAAACGATGCCATTCGTAAGAAATATGGAATCGATAAAGATACAGGGAAACTCCAGCATTTTAGTGAAGGGGGAGTAGTCAAAGGTCCTCGCGGTGCGGCTGTACCAGTTATTGCGCACGCTGGAGAAGCTATCCTTAATGACCGTCAACAGGATTCGTTATTTAATCTTTTAAACCTTCGGATGCATAGACTAGACTTCACAATGCCTGAATTCTCAGTTCCTCAAGGTTCAAACGGAGTAAATCCGGAGAGAACCAGTAATCAATTCGTAATTAAATCAGGAGATACTTATATCGCGGATGAATCGGCTGCGAAGGTCTTCTGGAGTGAACGCGATAATTTGATGCGGAGGATGCAGGCAAAGGGAGGTAAAGGCTGA
- a CDS encoding DEAD/DEAH box helicase family protein has protein sequence MPEYRKNPVLFCVELLKFTPDEWQAEVLMDIAGSPRVSVRSGQGVGKTGLEAAVALWFLSCFPFPKVICTAPTRQQLHDVLWAEISKWQEKSPLLKRILKWTKTKIYMRNYEERWFATARTATKPENMQGFHEDYMLFIVDEASGVEDRIMEAILGTLSGEYNKLLMCGNPTRTSGVFYDSHNRDRADYNTHKVSCLNSPRTSKENIAMLERKYGKGSDVWRVRVEGEFPRGESETFIALEVAEFAAKEVNLSPVGDILTIGCDVARFGDDETSIYAGIGPVTVGQHHHFKKDTMVTAGWVLNLIRDLLPHYPEVVHTRIRIDDTGVGGGVTDRLNEIIAEEGLPYEVIPINNGSSSLDEHYGNLGAEMWASIKGQLEQNMSNYMNGDLAVLQLPDDDVLTSQLTARKWSMTSKGKILLESKKDMKKRGLKSPDRADAYVLTFGEYLLGTPQSMMLPAIGGVTIKR, from the coding sequence ATTCCAGAGTACCGGAAGAACCCGGTTCTTTTTTGTGTGGAATTACTGAAATTCACTCCTGATGAGTGGCAGGCAGAAGTGTTAATGGATATAGCGGGAAGTCCACGGGTGTCGGTGCGATCTGGACAGGGTGTGGGGAAGACCGGTCTTGAGGCTGCGGTGGCATTATGGTTTCTATCATGTTTCCCGTTTCCGAAAGTTATCTGTACAGCTCCTACACGTCAGCAGCTACATGATGTACTTTGGGCAGAGATAAGTAAATGGCAAGAGAAGAGTCCTCTGCTCAAGCGAATACTCAAATGGACTAAAACGAAGATTTACATGCGAAATTATGAGGAACGATGGTTTGCTACAGCCCGGACAGCAACTAAACCTGAGAACATGCAAGGTTTCCATGAAGACTACATGCTGTTCATCGTAGACGAAGCTTCTGGGGTTGAAGATCGTATCATGGAAGCAATCCTGGGTACGCTCTCAGGTGAATACAATAAGCTGCTTATGTGTGGTAACCCAACCCGAACCAGCGGAGTATTTTATGATTCTCACAACCGAGATCGTGCTGACTACAATACACATAAAGTATCCTGTTTGAACAGTCCTCGTACAAGTAAAGAGAACATAGCTATGCTTGAACGCAAATACGGTAAAGGATCTGATGTATGGCGTGTCCGGGTTGAAGGTGAGTTCCCACGAGGGGAATCCGAAACATTTATTGCGTTGGAAGTGGCTGAATTCGCTGCCAAGGAAGTAAATCTTTCTCCAGTCGGTGACATCTTGACGATTGGCTGTGACGTTGCTCGTTTTGGTGACGATGAGACGTCCATTTACGCAGGGATAGGGCCGGTAACAGTTGGACAGCATCATCATTTCAAGAAAGATACTATGGTCACTGCCGGCTGGGTTTTGAATTTGATAAGGGACTTGTTGCCACATTACCCGGAAGTTGTCCATACGAGAATCAGGATTGATGATACCGGCGTGGGTGGTGGAGTGACGGATCGACTGAATGAGATTATTGCCGAAGAAGGGCTTCCTTATGAAGTAATTCCGATAAATAACGGATCATCCTCATTGGATGAACATTACGGAAATTTAGGCGCAGAAATGTGGGCATCCATAAAAGGACAATTGGAGCAGAACATGAGCAATTACATGAATGGTGATCTTGCTGTTTTACAATTGCCTGATGATGATGTACTTACTTCTCAATTGACCGCAAGAAAATGGTCAATGACCAGTAAGGGGAAGATACTACTTGAGAGTAAGAAGGACATGAAAAAGCGCGGATTAAAGTCGCCTGACAGGGCAGACGCATATGTACTCACTTTCGGAGAATATTTGCTGGGAACACCTCAGTCTATGATGCTTCCCGCAATAGGAGGTGTGACAATAAAAAGATAA
- a CDS encoding head decoration protein: protein MIGSQYNGAPGPGQINTQEFVEVLASTDLQARIPGGVLLVKGNGVIKKGTILGRVTASNKFVPYLSSASDGSQVAVCILDNDHDTTLTDIGASAWIAGIFTESKLTGIDAAAKTALKLCYFV, encoded by the coding sequence ATGATTGGATCTCAATACAACGGTGCTCCGGGACCTGGTCAGATTAACACACAGGAATTTGTTGAAGTTCTTGCTTCCACGGACTTGCAAGCTCGGATTCCTGGCGGCGTGTTGCTTGTAAAAGGAAATGGAGTGATTAAAAAGGGGACTATTCTTGGGAGGGTTACTGCTTCCAATAAATTTGTTCCTTATCTCTCCTCAGCTTCTGACGGTTCGCAAGTCGCTGTTTGCATTTTGGACAATGATCACGATACTACACTCACCGATATTGGAGCTTCAGCGTGGATTGCTGGTATTTTCACTGAATCAAAATTGACCGGCATTGATGCAGCGGCTAAAACAGCGCTGAAGCTTTGCTACTTTGTATAA
- a CDS encoding DUF4145 domain-containing protein — protein MKNTYFPPELYSKKFSCPHCEVYTTQSWSSMWYGQPGNIDEVSSMYHCMCDHCQKISFWFQGKMILPSLSYAPMPHEDMPNYLLDDYNEARDILNTSPRGAAALLRLVLEKLLKEILKKYDKTSQNINSDIKFLVSEGLPLKIQKSLDIVRVVGNNAVHPGRIDLKDDINTALTLFKLINIIIQNQITEPAEIESIYNETISENQRQSIEERDSKGILTTDHPAEA, from the coding sequence ATGAAAAATACATATTTCCCACCAGAACTTTATTCGAAAAAATTCAGTTGTCCACACTGCGAAGTTTACACAACTCAAAGTTGGAGTAGCATGTGGTATGGACAACCTGGAAATATAGATGAAGTTAGTTCAATGTACCACTGCATGTGTGACCATTGTCAGAAAATATCATTTTGGTTTCAAGGAAAAATGATTCTTCCCTCCCTTTCTTACGCTCCAATGCCTCATGAAGATATGCCAAACTATCTACTTGATGATTACAATGAAGCGAGAGATATCCTAAACACCTCTCCTAGAGGAGCAGCGGCTTTGCTAAGATTGGTTTTAGAAAAACTATTAAAAGAGATTTTAAAAAAATACGATAAAACCAGCCAAAATATAAATAGTGACATAAAATTCCTTGTTTCAGAAGGCCTTCCTTTAAAAATCCAGAAATCACTAGATATTGTTAGGGTTGTCGGGAATAACGCTGTTCATCCCGGACGAATTGATTTGAAAGATGACATCAATACAGCACTCACATTATTCAAACTAATAAATATCATCATTCAAAACCAAATTACGGAACCTGCGGAGATAGAAAGCATATACAATGAAACAATCTCGGAAAACCAACGTCAAAGCATAGAAGAACGTGACTCTAAAGGAATTCTTACAACAGATCATCCTGCTGAAGCTTGA